From a region of the Candidatus Rhabdochlamydia porcellionis genome:
- the xerA gene encoding site-specific tyrosine recombinase/integron integrase, which yields MLQQALQDFLCYLSSERGLSQHTLQAYACDLKGFFQVLKQSNLQQITEEDVLAFAHKLQLKGYASSSICRMLVSVKIFLRFLYREDLIKNEIGLLIDAPKIWQLIPEILTFTEVEKLLLAPDLNTEIGARDRAILQVIYASGLRVSEICGLNIQDFSDYTIRVIGKGKKERIVPVAKLAVEAVDYYLLHHRPSDVKIEALFINTKQKRIDRFSIWKQLKAYAKQIGITKPISPHTLRHSFATHLLENGADLRVIQELLGHSSIATTDRYTHLSNKHIIEAFQSYHPRP from the coding sequence ATGTTACAGCAAGCTCTACAAGATTTTCTTTGTTATCTTTCTTCTGAAAGAGGCCTTTCTCAGCATACTCTTCAAGCCTATGCTTGTGATTTAAAGGGATTCTTTCAAGTTTTAAAACAGAGCAATTTACAACAAATCACAGAAGAAGATGTATTAGCATTTGCACATAAGCTACAATTGAAAGGATACGCTAGTAGCTCTATTTGTAGGATGTTGGTTAGCGTGAAGATTTTTTTACGTTTTTTATATAGAGAAGATCTGATTAAAAACGAGATTGGGTTATTGATCGATGCACCTAAAATATGGCAATTAATACCTGAGATTTTAACTTTTACAGAAGTAGAAAAACTTTTATTAGCTCCAGACCTTAACACGGAGATAGGTGCAAGAGATCGAGCAATTTTACAGGTTATATACGCTTCGGGTTTGCGCGTTTCAGAGATCTGTGGATTAAATATACAAGATTTCTCTGATTATACAATTCGTGTAATAGGAAAGGGAAAAAAAGAAAGGATTGTTCCTGTTGCTAAATTAGCTGTGGAAGCCGTTGATTATTATTTACTCCATCATCGACCATCTGATGTAAAAATTGAGGCATTGTTTATCAATACAAAGCAAAAAAGGATCGATCGATTCTCCATTTGGAAACAACTGAAAGCCTATGCTAAACAAATAGGGATTACTAAGCCTATTTCACCCCACACTCTGCGGCATTCTTTTGCGACTCATCTATTAGAAAATGGGGCTGATTTACGCGTTATCCAAGAGTTATTAGGGCATAGTAGCATTGCAACAACAGATCGCTACACACACTTAAGCAATAAGCATATCATAGAAGCTTTTCAAAGTTATCATCCAAGACCTTGA